From Streptomonospora salina, the proteins below share one genomic window:
- a CDS encoding C40 family peptidase has product MRGDVAVLAAGAYKSVDLGSPATVLGAENPGDVLEQSADLSYLSESQQAELDEFTDSSERLIKLEEEAEGTRDDAEEQSDGLEEKKEEVEDKLAEQEELLAGFEGENPAAGSASDAGGGSYTGSASGSARTALDFAYSEIGTPYVWGGTGPDGYDCSGLMQAAWGSAGVSIPRTTYAQFELPNKVSRNGLQPGDIMFFFDDLGHNGMYAGNGQMVHAPSSGRTVSVVTLADYWDQHFVGAVRP; this is encoded by the coding sequence TTGCGCGGCGACGTCGCCGTTCTCGCCGCGGGTGCCTACAAGTCCGTCGACCTCGGTTCGCCCGCGACCGTCCTGGGCGCGGAGAACCCCGGCGACGTCCTCGAGCAGTCGGCCGACCTCTCCTACCTCTCGGAGAGCCAGCAGGCCGAACTGGATGAATTCACCGACTCGTCGGAGCGTCTGATCAAGCTCGAGGAAGAGGCGGAGGGCACCCGCGACGACGCCGAAGAGCAGAGCGACGGCCTTGAGGAGAAGAAGGAGGAGGTCGAGGACAAGCTCGCCGAACAGGAGGAACTGCTCGCCGGCTTCGAAGGCGAGAACCCTGCGGCAGGTTCGGCATCGGACGCCGGCGGCGGCTCCTACACCGGTTCGGCCTCCGGCAGCGCCCGCACTGCTCTGGACTTCGCCTACAGCGAGATCGGCACACCCTACGTCTGGGGCGGAACCGGCCCCGACGGCTACGACTGCTCCGGTCTGATGCAGGCCGCCTGGGGCTCGGCGGGAGTCAGCATCCCCCGGACCACCTACGCCCAGTTCGAGTTGCCCAACAAGGTCTCTCGGAACGGTCTCCAGCCCGGAGACATCATGTTCTTCTTCGACGACCTCGGCCACAACGGCATGTACGCCGGAAACGGCCAGATGGTGCACGCCCCCAGCAGCGGCAGGACCGTCTCGGTGGTCACCCTCGCCGACTACTGGGACCAGCACTTCGTCGGCGCCGTCCGGCCCTGA
- a CDS encoding LCP family protein → MGATRQRQRTATTGRALVLTLVSVPVPGLAHLRTGRRRAGAALLVLFAALALSAGAAALLLHDDPAGSLRLAAQGRWLLATSMAVFAVAVLWMTVIVHSWVITRPPAAGRPARFTGAALVVLLCLAVALPSGAAIRTAYTAHDTVDAVFGPERPDAPPHDESDPWDGRERINVLLLGGDSGDSRYGLRTDSMMVASVDVEYGDVVLIGLPRNLENVPFPDDTPLARAYPEPQGFDGLLNDVYQTVAEDPERLAIDTGAEDPAADTLKRTVADAVGLDIGYYALVDMQGFDDLVDAIGGVDVHIDEPIPYGEQGDVLKAGDRHLDGNEALWYGRSRTDSDDYTRMGRQGCLIKHVAEQADPVTVLTSFQELAGATKRTLRTDIPQSKAGAFIDLAELTSGEGGFKTLQLSPPQVDTAYPDWEKIRGLVDDAVADQERSQPSDDSGAGTPSGSPASPGPAEDGDAEPGSADSGASVPDTPGRQVGEDAASLDRLCP, encoded by the coding sequence ATGGGCGCAACCAGGCAGCGGCAGCGGACGGCCACGACCGGTCGTGCCCTGGTGCTCACCCTCGTCTCGGTCCCGGTTCCGGGCCTGGCTCATCTGCGGACCGGGCGGCGACGGGCCGGGGCGGCGCTCCTGGTCCTGTTCGCGGCGCTCGCCCTGAGCGCCGGCGCCGCGGCGCTGCTGCTGCACGACGACCCGGCGGGCAGCCTCCGGCTCGCCGCACAGGGGCGCTGGCTGCTGGCGACGAGCATGGCCGTCTTCGCGGTGGCGGTGCTGTGGATGACCGTCATCGTGCACTCCTGGGTCATCACCCGGCCGCCCGCGGCCGGGCGCCCGGCCCGGTTCACCGGTGCGGCCCTGGTCGTGCTGCTGTGCCTTGCCGTCGCCCTGCCCTCGGGGGCGGCCATCCGCACGGCCTACACCGCCCACGACACTGTCGACGCGGTCTTCGGCCCCGAGCGCCCCGATGCACCGCCCCATGACGAAAGCGACCCCTGGGACGGGCGCGAGCGCATCAACGTGCTGCTGCTGGGCGGCGACTCCGGCGACAGCCGCTACGGACTGCGCACCGACTCGATGATGGTGGCCAGCGTCGATGTGGAGTACGGCGACGTCGTGCTGATCGGGCTGCCGCGCAACCTGGAGAACGTGCCCTTCCCCGACGACACACCGCTCGCCCGCGCCTATCCGGAGCCGCAGGGGTTCGACGGGCTGCTCAACGACGTCTACCAGACCGTGGCCGAGGACCCGGAACGCCTGGCGATCGACACCGGCGCCGAAGATCCCGCCGCAGACACCCTCAAGCGCACCGTCGCCGACGCCGTCGGTCTCGACATCGGCTACTACGCGCTGGTGGACATGCAGGGCTTCGACGACCTCGTCGACGCGATCGGCGGCGTCGACGTGCACATCGACGAACCGATCCCCTACGGAGAGCAGGGCGACGTCCTCAAGGCCGGCGACCGGCACCTCGACGGCAACGAAGCGCTGTGGTACGGGCGCAGCCGCACCGACAGCGACGACTACACCCGCATGGGCCGCCAAGGATGCCTGATCAAACATGTCGCCGAACAGGCCGACCCGGTGACCGTGCTCACCAGCTTCCAGGAGCTGGCCGGAGCCACCAAGCGCACCCTGCGCACCGACATCCCCCAGTCCAAGGCGGGGGCGTTCATCGACCTCGCGGAACTGACCAGCGGCGAAGGCGGCTTCAAGACGCTGCAGCTCTCCCCTCCCCAGGTGGATACCGCATACCCGGATTGGGAGAAGATCCGCGGCCTGGTCGACGACGCCGTGGCCGACCAGGAGAGGTCGCAGCCCTCCGACGACAGCGGCGCCGGGACCCCCTCCGGCTCTCCCGCCTCGCCGGGACCTGCCGAGGACGGGGACGCGGAACCGGGTTCCGCGGACAGCGGCGCGTCCGTCCCCGACACCCCGGGCCGCCAGGTCGGCGAGGACGCCGCCTCACTCGACAGACTCTGCCCCTGA
- a CDS encoding LURP-one-related/scramblase family protein: MKFTVRDRIFDIGDDFWVEDEDGERVFHVDGKALRLRETFELHDPEGNELAVIRKKLLSIRDTMRIERGGETVATVRKRLFDPIVDKLVVELAEGPEWEITGDFFDKEYTVNDDDGPVAHISRTWFRLRDTYAVDVDTHRDDPGGDPTLVISVAVCVDALTDGSEEGEEG; this comes from the coding sequence GTGAAATTCACCGTCCGCGACCGGATCTTCGATATCGGCGACGACTTCTGGGTGGAGGACGAGGACGGAGAACGCGTCTTCCACGTCGACGGGAAAGCGCTGCGGCTGCGCGAGACCTTCGAGCTCCACGACCCTGAAGGCAACGAGCTCGCCGTCATCCGCAAGAAACTGCTCAGCATTCGCGACACCATGCGGATCGAGCGCGGCGGCGAGACCGTAGCCACGGTCCGCAAGCGACTGTTCGACCCCATCGTCGACAAGCTCGTCGTGGAGCTCGCTGAGGGCCCGGAGTGGGAGATCACCGGCGACTTCTTCGACAAGGAGTACACCGTCAACGACGACGACGGCCCCGTCGCCCACATCTCGCGGACGTGGTTCCGGCTGCGCGACACCTACGCCGTGGACGTCGACACCCACCGCGACGACCCCGGCGGCGACCCCACCCTCGTCATCAGTGTCGCCGTGTGCGTGGACGCCCTCACCGACGGAAGCGAGGAGGGCGAGGAGGGCTGA
- a CDS encoding sporulation protein, with translation MGFKRLLSVFGVGGPSIDTVLANPYTYPGAALDGRIELTGGDVDAHIDGIAVALAASVEFDTEEDEETSTAEFARILLTGPFDLPAGERRSIPFRYPVPWQAPITDAGGGPLPDAGLGLRTEVVIDRAPDKGDLDPVHVCALPSQERILEAFSRLGFRLKHTDVEAGRLVGTRQEFPVFQEIEFGAAAPYEHEISEVEVSFVADTQGMDVIVEFDKRGGLFTEGGDLYGRFYVDHSDADRVDWTAQVEAWVEEALSRHRGLFGGFGTAHHDHGDHDEGGGMMSGAAGVALGVAGGLAAGYVAAEAVDEIGDFFGGEGEGEDESEQEEEDEGAEEEGEEEEEG, from the coding sequence ATGGGTTTCAAGCGTCTCCTGTCGGTCTTCGGCGTCGGCGGCCCGAGCATCGACACCGTGCTCGCGAACCCGTACACGTACCCAGGCGCGGCCCTGGACGGCCGCATCGAACTCACCGGCGGAGACGTCGATGCCCACATCGACGGGATCGCGGTCGCGTTGGCCGCCTCCGTCGAGTTCGACACAGAGGAGGACGAAGAGACCTCGACCGCCGAGTTCGCCCGCATCCTCCTCACCGGGCCGTTCGACCTCCCGGCGGGTGAACGCCGCTCGATCCCCTTCCGCTACCCGGTGCCGTGGCAGGCGCCCATCACCGATGCCGGCGGCGGCCCGCTGCCCGACGCGGGGCTGGGGCTGCGCACCGAGGTGGTCATCGACCGCGCACCCGACAAGGGAGATCTCGACCCGGTACACGTCTGCGCGCTGCCGTCCCAAGAACGGATCCTGGAGGCGTTCTCCCGGCTCGGTTTCCGGTTGAAGCACACCGATGTCGAGGCAGGCCGCCTCGTCGGGACCCGCCAGGAGTTCCCGGTGTTTCAGGAGATCGAGTTCGGCGCCGCCGCACCCTACGAACACGAGATCAGCGAGGTGGAGGTCAGCTTCGTCGCCGATACGCAGGGCATGGACGTGATCGTCGAGTTCGACAAGCGCGGCGGCCTGTTCACCGAAGGAGGCGACCTTTACGGCCGGTTCTACGTCGACCACTCCGACGCCGACCGCGTCGACTGGACAGCGCAGGTCGAGGCATGGGTCGAGGAGGCGCTCTCCCGCCACCGCGGGCTCTTCGGCGGATTCGGCACCGCCCACCACGACCACGGGGACCACGACGAGGGCGGAGGCATGATGAGCGGTGCCGCTGGAGTCGCCCTGGGTGTGGCGGGCGGACTCGCGGCCGGCTACGTCGCCGCCGAGGCCGTCGATGAGATCGGGGACTTCTTCGGAGGCGAGGGCGAGGGCGAGGACGAGAGCGAGCAGGAGGAGGAAGACGAGGGCGCAGAGGAGGAGGGCGAGGAGGAAGAGGAAGGGTAG
- a CDS encoding vWA domain-containing protein, which translates to MVDENFVAQKPEKDALQTVLPVYLVLDTSGSMKMHEDLLNRTVEEIHDVFDNTPEMKEFIQLAILTFNTEPHLVMRITEFEEIEYLPTVACQGLTNYGPMLRKVRNCIEEDVPDIAARNVQVLRPAVFLLTDGQPNDKPGGAWHADAADLRDPEWRPRPHVIAYGFADASADVLGRIATDDAFVAEKGQENSVALKKVMVAMLKSVVASAKQKSLVIPEHVEGFRSVPLDTVAG; encoded by the coding sequence ATGGTCGACGAAAATTTCGTGGCGCAAAAACCGGAGAAGGATGCGCTTCAAACAGTGCTCCCCGTGTATCTGGTATTGGATACGTCCGGATCGATGAAGATGCACGAGGATCTGCTCAATCGGACTGTAGAGGAGATTCACGATGTATTCGACAATACTCCGGAAATGAAAGAATTTATTCAGTTGGCCATTCTCACTTTTAATACCGAACCGCATTTGGTTATGCGTATCACCGAGTTCGAGGAGATCGAATACTTGCCCACGGTCGCCTGCCAGGGGCTGACCAACTACGGTCCTATGCTCCGTAAGGTGCGGAACTGCATCGAGGAGGACGTCCCGGATATTGCGGCCAGGAACGTCCAGGTCCTGCGCCCGGCCGTATTTCTGCTGACCGACGGCCAGCCGAATGACAAGCCTGGTGGTGCCTGGCATGCCGATGCCGCGGACCTTCGCGATCCGGAATGGCGGCCGCGTCCCCACGTCATCGCTTACGGGTTCGCCGACGCATCGGCGGACGTTCTGGGGCGAATTGCGACGGATGATGCGTTTGTGGCCGAGAAGGGTCAGGAGAACTCGGTCGCACTGAAAAAGGTGATGGTCGCCATGCTGAAGTCGGTGGTCGCGTCCGCGAAACAGAAGTCGCTGGTTATCCCCGAGCACGTCGAGGGCTTCCGCTCCGTTCCGCTCGACACCGTCGCAGGCTGA
- a CDS encoding phosphotransferase, translating into MDESDREIVDASIAWPVSRIEDAGHTVGVVTAKAPEHFYADFAQKGREGEPRRTSRHELRIDHLAQSDDWLERKGVARPTAASRSRIAQSFLEIGAMLARHGVVYGDWSYSNAMWDGEQGRVYLIDMDSCGLGDRAWIESPGWEDRLFPHPKRLTRAADDYRLTLLALRALTGERDASQALEALPTALRRGEFGRQARAMLDADTDAARPGIGAVSAALAASESRLEPSRPVGSGVVGYRRVRRVGGRSVPAPAKRMPDSSTETRTRPGTFRRSDRATDGTDRHRNAGARTTTEPLSPVRRGGVERARGTGTVRRSARVPAAVVGRRQRRRPILASGLLVATVAALLMAVLAFL; encoded by the coding sequence ATGGACGAGAGCGACCGGGAGATCGTTGACGCCTCCATCGCCTGGCCCGTGTCCCGGATCGAGGATGCCGGCCACACGGTCGGCGTCGTGACGGCCAAGGCCCCGGAGCACTTCTACGCGGATTTCGCGCAGAAGGGACGCGAGGGTGAGCCGCGCCGCACATCACGTCATGAACTGCGGATCGACCACCTTGCGCAGTCCGACGACTGGCTGGAGCGCAAAGGAGTCGCCCGGCCCACCGCCGCGTCGCGCAGCAGGATCGCACAGTCCTTCTTGGAAATCGGTGCCATGCTCGCGCGCCACGGCGTCGTTTACGGCGATTGGTCTTACAGCAACGCCATGTGGGACGGGGAGCAGGGCAGGGTCTACCTGATCGACATGGACTCCTGCGGGCTGGGCGACCGTGCTTGGATCGAGTCGCCCGGCTGGGAGGATCGGCTGTTCCCGCACCCGAAGCGGTTGACGCGGGCCGCCGACGACTACCGCTTGACGCTGCTCGCCCTGCGAGCCCTCACCGGTGAGCGGGACGCTTCCCAGGCGCTGGAGGCTCTGCCGACGGCGCTGCGGCGAGGGGAGTTCGGTCGACAGGCGCGAGCCATGCTTGACGCCGATACGGATGCGGCACGGCCCGGAATCGGCGCTGTCAGCGCCGCCTTAGCAGCTTCCGAGTCCCGGCTGGAACCGTCCCGGCCCGTAGGAAGCGGAGTCGTGGGATATCGCAGGGTGCGCCGCGTCGGCGGCCGCAGCGTACCCGCACCGGCGAAACGGATGCCGGATTCCTCCACCGAGACGAGGACGCGTCCGGGGACGTTCCGCCGGTCTGATCGGGCGACCGATGGTACGGATCGGCACCGGAACGCGGGAGCGAGAACGACGACAGAGCCGTTGTCGCCGGTTCGCCGCGGCGGCGTGGAACGGGCTCGGGGAACAGGAACCGTACGACGGTCCGCCCGTGTCCCGGCTGCCGTCGTAGGCCGCAGGCAGCGGAGGCGTCCGATACTTGCGAGCGGTCTTCTTGTGGCGACCGTGGCCGCCCTTCTGATGGCGGTGCTCGCCTTTCTGTGA
- a CDS encoding protein phosphatase 2C domain-containing protein, translating to MVADQARIGDLEVRAASVVGTWHRTPDPAQPRQDDFRIGHDSSYRHLIVAVADGMSDSRHSDLAATVTCAALVNELRNQLDGGLGLAELDAVSAFTGAASHVAQTAHQRGWHHNDVRAVAIAAVVPTGTTSPGGSREAWLARVGDATAWRRHPAGWEPLTGISGGSGLRTGGLECFLPFTPEAAAASSVSLVAGDVLAITTDGFSDAIAGLPDAETRFAELWRSPVTAPELLRHIDFEARQHHDDRTAAVVWCPVGGECG from the coding sequence ATGGTCGCCGACCAGGCGAGGATCGGCGATCTCGAAGTGCGGGCGGCCTCGGTGGTCGGTACCTGGCACCGGACTCCCGATCCTGCGCAGCCGCGGCAGGACGACTTCCGGATCGGGCACGACTCGTCGTACCGCCACCTGATCGTCGCCGTCGCGGACGGGATGTCCGACAGCCGCCACTCCGACCTCGCCGCGACCGTGACCTGCGCCGCGCTCGTCAACGAGCTGCGTAACCAGCTCGACGGTGGCCTGGGTTTGGCCGAGCTGGACGCCGTCAGCGCCTTCACCGGTGCCGCGAGCCATGTTGCGCAAACCGCCCACCAGCGCGGTTGGCACCACAACGACGTGCGCGCGGTCGCGATCGCCGCTGTGGTGCCAACCGGAACCACCTCCCCTGGAGGCTCACGGGAGGCGTGGCTCGCACGGGTCGGTGACGCGACCGCCTGGCGGCGGCATCCGGCGGGATGGGAACCGCTAACCGGGATCAGCGGCGGAAGCGGGCTGCGGACCGGCGGTTTGGAGTGCTTCTTGCCCTTTACTCCCGAGGCCGCTGCAGCGTCGTCCGTCTCCCTGGTCGCCGGGGACGTGCTGGCGATCACCACCGACGGTTTCAGTGACGCCATCGCAGGGTTGCCGGATGCCGAGACTCGGTTCGCGGAGTTGTGGAGGTCACCGGTGACGGCACCGGAATTGTTGCGGCACATCGATTTCGAGGCGCGGCAGCACCACGATGACCGCACGGCCGCGGTCGTCTGGTGCCCGGTGGGCGGGGAGTGCGGATGA
- a CDS encoding Crp/Fnr family transcriptional regulator, giving the protein MFPASALLNPPPSELRGVRASAIGGILMDLQYPESAFSGLGSADFSADQIGALRKTGAHKRWRRGDVLLCEGGAPDCVIMIEEGQIKATVHASNGYTSLLAVRGPGELVGEMACLDGRPRSATVTASTAGLGTVISADRFLALLQGNAGLAMAVLRSVGARLRHSDTHRAGNGAHTARTRIASVLADLAHRYGVPALDAGPRARRVQVTQQDLAGASGTSRESVVRALKELERAGLVSRNRGVLLVQNPTRLNGWPSG; this is encoded by the coding sequence ATGTTCCCAGCGAGCGCACTGCTGAATCCACCACCGTCCGAATTGCGCGGAGTCCGCGCGTCTGCAATTGGAGGGATCCTGATGGACTTGCAATATCCGGAGAGCGCTTTTTCGGGCCTTGGATCTGCGGATTTCTCAGCGGATCAGATCGGGGCCCTGCGGAAGACGGGGGCGCACAAGAGGTGGCGGCGCGGCGACGTGCTCCTCTGCGAGGGAGGGGCCCCCGACTGCGTGATCATGATCGAAGAAGGCCAGATCAAAGCCACGGTCCATGCCTCTAACGGCTATACCAGCCTGCTGGCCGTGCGCGGACCGGGCGAACTGGTCGGCGAGATGGCCTGCCTGGACGGCCGCCCTCGCTCCGCCACCGTCACCGCGTCCACCGCCGGGCTGGGTACCGTCATCTCGGCCGACCGCTTCCTGGCTCTTCTCCAGGGCAATGCCGGGCTCGCCATGGCAGTCCTGCGCAGCGTCGGCGCGAGACTGCGGCACTCCGACACCCATCGCGCCGGCAACGGCGCCCACACCGCGCGCACGCGTATCGCCAGCGTGCTCGCCGATCTCGCTCACCGATACGGCGTCCCTGCACTCGACGCGGGCCCCCGCGCCCGCCGGGTACAAGTCACCCAGCAGGATCTCGCCGGTGCCTCGGGCACATCGCGCGAATCCGTGGTGCGCGCGCTCAAGGAGCTGGAACGCGCCGGGCTCGTATCGCGCAACCGCGGAGTCCTGCTCGTGCAGAATCCCACACGGTTGAACGGATGGCCGAGCGGCTGA
- a CDS encoding Pycsar system effector family protein has protein sequence MTTGSIRGRMKRRHMSARRLAVKGGGPVTPATERPGVGPPGEDALFAIDQTGQWIRSADTKAGLLGAALSVLATGVAAEAAKSGVPVLDAASVRESLSGWLLIILAAFLVIAIALTVKTVSPRISTPRYRSRYSWPWLNAMDPMELSRLGSTNSRHEAWVQAIYLAGVAEAKHRSLRLALRFFAAAGVLFLLWSALR, from the coding sequence ATGACGACGGGATCTATTCGGGGACGGATGAAGCGCCGGCACATGTCCGCGCGCAGACTCGCGGTCAAAGGCGGAGGCCCCGTCACCCCGGCGACCGAGCGTCCCGGCGTGGGGCCTCCGGGCGAGGACGCCCTCTTCGCTATCGACCAGACAGGACAATGGATACGCAGCGCCGATACCAAGGCTGGCCTTCTGGGCGCCGCCCTCTCCGTTCTCGCCACCGGTGTGGCGGCGGAGGCGGCGAAGTCGGGTGTCCCGGTACTCGACGCGGCCTCAGTTCGCGAATCCCTGTCGGGATGGCTGCTGATCATTCTCGCGGCATTCTTGGTGATCGCGATCGCACTCACCGTGAAAACGGTATCGCCGCGCATATCTACTCCCCGCTACCGTTCACGCTATTCCTGGCCGTGGCTGAACGCAATGGACCCGATGGAGCTGAGCCGGTTGGGCAGCACGAATTCGCGGCATGAGGCGTGGGTGCAGGCCATCTATCTCGCGGGAGTGGCCGAGGCGAAGCATCGGAGCCTGCGGCTCGCGTTGCGCTTCTTCGCCGCGGCGGGGGTGCTGTTCCTCCTGTGGAGTGCTCTGCGGTGA
- a CDS encoding arsenic resistance protein: protein MPQEHQGLVAKLERHQVAVYVGALAAGAVIGRAAPAAGTGAEHAITPVLAVLLYVTFLQVPAADLARSLRSGRFLAAALVVNFVAVPLVVAAMFAFLPADRAVRLGVLLVLLTPCVDYVIVFSGLAGGSSRRLLAATPVLLVAQMVLLPGFLWLFLGPDLAEAVEAGPFVEAFAVLIAAPLALAWLTQAWASRRPAGRAFTAAAGTTAVPLMAATLLTVVASQVPELGGGLAAAARVVPFYVLFLVVMAFMGLAVVRLFGLDAPAGRAIVFTGATRNSLVVLPLALALPDTLAVAALVVLTQTLVEVIGMVVYVRAVPLLLPAR from the coding sequence TTGCCGCAGGAGCACCAGGGCCTGGTCGCGAAGCTGGAGCGCCACCAGGTGGCCGTCTATGTGGGGGCGCTGGCGGCGGGGGCCGTCATCGGCCGGGCCGCCCCCGCCGCCGGCACCGGGGCGGAGCACGCCATCACCCCGGTGCTGGCGGTCCTGCTGTATGTGACGTTCCTGCAGGTGCCCGCGGCCGACCTGGCCCGTTCCCTGCGGTCGGGCCGGTTCCTGGCCGCAGCGCTGGTCGTGAACTTCGTCGCGGTCCCGCTGGTGGTCGCGGCGATGTTCGCGTTCCTGCCCGCTGACCGGGCGGTCCGGCTGGGCGTGCTGCTGGTGCTGCTCACCCCCTGCGTGGATTACGTGATCGTCTTCAGCGGGCTGGCCGGCGGCAGCAGCCGGCGGCTGCTCGCGGCGACGCCCGTGCTGCTCGTCGCGCAGATGGTCCTGCTGCCCGGATTCCTCTGGCTGTTCCTGGGCCCGGACCTGGCCGAGGCGGTCGAAGCCGGCCCGTTCGTCGAAGCGTTCGCGGTCCTGATCGCCGCCCCTCTCGCCCTGGCCTGGCTCACCCAGGCCTGGGCGTCCCGCCGGCCGGCGGGACGCGCGTTCACCGCCGCAGCGGGCACGACGGCGGTTCCGCTGATGGCGGCCACCCTGCTGACCGTGGTCGCCTCCCAAGTGCCCGAACTGGGCGGCGGTCTCGCCGCTGCGGCCCGCGTAGTGCCGTTCTACGTGCTGTTCCTGGTCGTGATGGCGTTCATGGGGCTCGCCGTCGTCCGCCTGTTCGGCCTGGACGCCCCCGCAGGCCGGGCGATCGTCTTCACCGGGGCGACGCGCAACTCCCTGGTCGTCCTTCCGCTCGCCCTGGCTCTGCCGGACACGCTTGCCGTCGCGGCCCTGGTGGTCCTCACCCAGACCCTGGTCGAGGTGATCGGCATGGTGGTCTACGTCCGGGCGGTTCCGCTGCTGCTTCCCGCCCGGTGA
- a CDS encoding class I SAM-dependent methyltransferase: MYRLGVTPWERYGAVARPRLGALLDREREQLPAAPGRALDIGCGRGQFTAEPARRGWETVGVDAVPAAIDAARRTGPADVSYVVADATDLESAGLGEFGLFLDIGCFQGLDTDQRAAAGRSVTALAEPGALLLMLAFGPSPYRRLVEGVAQAEIEAAFPGWDLLAVEDADTAGLGWPMNRTAPKWYRFRRTGA; encoded by the coding sequence ATGTACCGGCTCGGCGTCACCCCCTGGGAGCGCTACGGCGCTGTGGCCCGGCCCCGGCTCGGAGCACTGCTCGACCGCGAACGGGAACAGCTCCCGGCCGCGCCCGGGCGGGCGCTGGACATCGGCTGCGGTCGCGGGCAGTTCACCGCCGAACCGGCCCGGCGCGGGTGGGAGACGGTGGGCGTCGACGCCGTGCCGGCGGCGATCGACGCCGCCCGGCGCACGGGCCCGGCGGACGTCTCCTACGTCGTGGCCGACGCGACCGACCTGGAATCGGCGGGGCTGGGCGAATTCGGCCTCTTCCTCGACATCGGCTGCTTCCAGGGCCTGGACACGGATCAGCGGGCTGCGGCGGGCCGGAGTGTGACGGCGCTCGCCGAGCCGGGAGCCCTCCTGCTGATGCTCGCCTTCGGGCCGTCGCCCTACCGGCGGCTCGTCGAAGGCGTCGCGCAGGCGGAGATCGAAGCCGCGTTCCCGGGGTGGGACCTGCTCGCGGTCGAGGACGCCGACACCGCCGGCCTGGGGTGGCCGATGAACCGGACCGCGCCGAAGTGGTACCGGTTCCGCCGCACCGGCGCGTGA
- a CDS encoding ABC transporter ATP-binding protein has protein sequence MTRPPTEETTLTAADLSLGYRGAPVVDRVSVTLPPGQVTVVVGPNGCGKSTLLRGFARLLKPRGGAVLLAGSDISRMPAADLARRLGLLPQQPVAPDGITAADLVARGRHPHQRWFRQFSDADAAAISAAMAATGVTELADRPIDELSGGQRQRVWIALALAQDPGVLLLDEPTTYLDLAHQIEVLELLTDADTRSGRTVVLVLHDLDLAGRYADHLVVMKDGGIVAQGPPAEVVTAETVEEVFSLPCAVMSDPLTGTPIVLPRPRR, from the coding sequence ATGACCCGCCCGCCGACCGAAGAGACCACGCTGACCGCCGCCGACCTCAGCCTCGGCTACCGCGGGGCCCCCGTCGTCGACCGGGTCTCGGTGACACTGCCGCCCGGGCAGGTCACGGTAGTCGTCGGGCCGAACGGCTGCGGGAAGTCGACCCTGCTGCGCGGGTTCGCCCGGCTGCTGAAACCGCGCGGCGGCGCCGTGCTGCTGGCCGGCTCCGACATCTCCCGGATGCCCGCCGCCGACCTCGCCCGCCGGCTCGGGCTGCTCCCGCAGCAGCCCGTGGCCCCGGACGGCATCACGGCCGCCGACCTCGTCGCGCGGGGACGCCACCCGCACCAGCGGTGGTTCCGCCAGTTCAGCGACGCCGACGCCGCGGCGATCTCCGCGGCGATGGCCGCGACCGGCGTGACCGAGCTCGCCGACCGGCCGATCGACGAACTCTCCGGAGGCCAGCGGCAACGGGTGTGGATCGCGCTGGCGCTCGCCCAAGACCCCGGCGTGCTGCTCCTCGACGAACCGACGACCTACCTGGACCTGGCGCACCAGATCGAGGTGCTGGAGCTGCTCACCGACGCGGACACGCGGTCCGGCCGCACCGTCGTGCTCGTGCTGCACGACCTCGACCTCGCCGGACGCTACGCCGACCACCTCGTCGTCATGAAGGACGGCGGGATCGTCGCGCAGGGACCGCCCGCCGAGGTCGTCACCGCCGAGACCGTGGAGGAGGTGTTCTCGCTGCCGTGCGCGGTGATGAGCGATCCGCTCACCGGGACGCCGATCGTGCTGCCCCGGCCCCGCCGGTAG